The genome window GTCGAACGGCTCTGGGGCGCTGGGGCGAGTCCGAAGAACTCATCGGTCCGGCCCTGTTGCTGGCCAGCGAGGCCGGCAGCTACATCACCGGGGAAACCCTGGTGGTCGACGGCGGCGTGATGATCAATACGCTGTGACCGGACTGCATGGCGGACGCCCTCGGGACCGGCTGACCGGGTGATCCGCCAAAGCCGTCCCGTTTGCCGGCAGCGGGCTTGCGCCGCCCCTTTTCCGGAATGATCGGCTCCATGCCGGGGTGAACCCATCATGACCGATTTGTCCCGACGCTCGGTCCTGCACAGGCTGGCCCAGGGAACCGCTTTCCTCTCGGCCGGCCTCCCCTCCCTTTCCGCCCTGACTTCCAGCCTGGGCGCCGCTCCCGACCATGAAGCCTTTTGGGAGATGGTGCGGCGACAGTTCCCCTTTCGCGAAGCCAGCGTCCCCATGAACGCCGCCAACCTATGCCCGGCTCCGCGGGTGGTCGCGGAAGCGGTAGTGGAACTCACCCAGGACATTGACGTCGACTGCTCCTTCAACAATCGCCGGAAGTTCACGACCATGCTGGAACTCTCCCGCAAGCAGGTCGCCGATCAACTGGGGGTGGACAGCGACGAGGTGGCCCTGGTCCGCAACACCAGCGAGGCCAACAACATCATCAACAACGGCCTTCCGCTCAAGGAGGGAGACGAGGTCCTGCTTTGGGGCCAGAACCATCCCACCAACAACGTGGCCTGGCAGGTGCGGGCCGCCCGCTTCCACTCAAGCGTCAAACGAGTCGAGACTCCCACCGAGCCCACCCGGATCGATCAACTGGTGGAGCCCTTCCAGGCGGCTCTGGGCCCCCGAACCAAAGTCCTGGCCCTGACTCATGTTTCCAACGTCAGCGGGGTGCGGCTTCCCATCCGCGAACTCTGCGAACTGGCCCACCGCCGAAATATCCATGTTCATGTCGACGGCGCCCAGACCTGGGGCGCTTTCAACCTCAATCTGAGGGAGCTTCAATGCGACTCCTTTGCGGCCAGCAGCCACAAGTGGTTTTGCGGCCCCAAGGAAGTCGGACTGCTCTACGTCAAGAGGAGCCGCATC of Acidobacteriota bacterium contains these proteins:
- a CDS encoding aminotransferase class V-fold PLP-dependent enzyme; this encodes MTDLSRRSVLHRLAQGTAFLSAGLPSLSALTSSLGAAPDHEAFWEMVRRQFPFREASVPMNAANLCPAPRVVAEAVVELTQDIDVDCSFNNRRKFTTMLELSRKQVADQLGVDSDEVALVRNTSEANNIINNGLPLKEGDEVLLWGQNHPTNNVAWQVRAARFHSSVKRVETPTEPTRIDQLVEPFQAALGPRTKVLALTHVSNVSGVRLPIRELCELAHRRNIHVHVDGAQTWGAFNLNLRELQCDSFAASSHKWFCGPKEVGLLYVKRSRIEEIWPNLVSPGWGSDVDPDVKGARKFESFGQRDDARLAAIATTVDFHRRLGFDRVESRIFELAGALKAGLKAEGCRLVTPEDPELSGGVCIIQVPPEKRGEVLNRLYTRYGIAGSTAGGLRLCPHVYNTMAHIDRAIGAVREMRSMMGQA